From a single Arachis hypogaea cultivar Tifrunner chromosome 3, arahy.Tifrunner.gnm2.J5K5, whole genome shotgun sequence genomic region:
- the LOC112734773 gene encoding uncharacterized protein isoform X5, protein MSSSLSVVVSLVVSKKPYVLNSVFDNLLMSQKSQIGKGDLNKTNPSLLGIKKEWWSSKATEKLESEKVSKTLINQRDFQLAIKDSLLSDFHNCRCGRKNN, encoded by the exons ATGTCTAGTTCTCTGAGTGTGGTGGTCTCTCTCGTTGTTTCTAAGAAACCTTATGTTCTCAACTCCGTGTTCGACAATCTG CTGATGTCGCAAAAGTCGCAAATTGGAAAAGGCGATTTGAACAAAACCAATCCGA GCTTGCTGGGAATAAAAAAGGAATGGTGGTCTTCAAAGGCTACGGAAAAACTAGAAAGTGAAAAGGTATCAAAGACCCTAATAAACCAAAGAG ATTTTCAGTTGGCGATCAAGGATAGTTTACTTTCCGATTTTCACAACTGCAGGTGTGGGcgaaaaaataattga
- the LOC112734773 gene encoding uncharacterized protein isoform X3: MSSSLSVVVSLVVSKKPYVLNSVFDNLLMSQKSQIGKGDLNKTNPSLLGIKKEWWSSKATEKLESEKVSKTLINQRGVGEKIIEMEKPKLEPSKLALGKEKLLTAQKALEEVRAHKKTNMVY, from the exons ATGTCTAGTTCTCTGAGTGTGGTGGTCTCTCTCGTTGTTTCTAAGAAACCTTATGTTCTCAACTCCGTGTTCGACAATCTG CTGATGTCGCAAAAGTCGCAAATTGGAAAAGGCGATTTGAACAAAACCAATCCGA GCTTGCTGGGAATAAAAAAGGAATGGTGGTCTTCAAAGGCTACGGAAAAACTAGAAAGTGAAAAGGTATCAAAGACCCTAATAAACCAAAGAG GTGTGGGcgaaaaaataattgaaatggAAAAGCCTAAATTGGAACCGTCCAAATTGGCATTAGGGAAGGAGAAACTGTTGACAGCACAAAAGGCACTAGAAGAAG TTCGAGCCCATAAGAAGACAAATATGGTGTACTAG
- the LOC112734773 gene encoding uncharacterized protein isoform X1 encodes MSSSLSVVVSLVVSKKPYVLNSVFDNLLMSQKSQIGKGDLNKTNPSLLGIKKEWWSSKATEKLESEKVSKTLINQRGVGEKIIEMEKPKLEPSKLALGKEKLLTAQKALEEGTLYHVFLDLTLCAEKKKKIMVSHDSFILP; translated from the exons ATGTCTAGTTCTCTGAGTGTGGTGGTCTCTCTCGTTGTTTCTAAGAAACCTTATGTTCTCAACTCCGTGTTCGACAATCTG CTGATGTCGCAAAAGTCGCAAATTGGAAAAGGCGATTTGAACAAAACCAATCCGA GCTTGCTGGGAATAAAAAAGGAATGGTGGTCTTCAAAGGCTACGGAAAAACTAGAAAGTGAAAAGGTATCAAAGACCCTAATAAACCAAAGAG GTGTGGGcgaaaaaataattgaaatggAAAAGCCTAAATTGGAACCGTCCAAATTGGCATTAGGGAAGGAGAAACTGTTGACAGCACAAAAGGCACTAGAAGAAGGTACTCTTTATCATGTATTTTTGGACCTTACATTatgtgcagaaaaaaaaaaaaagataatggtGTCACATGATAGTTTTATATTACCATAG
- the LOC112734773 gene encoding uncharacterized protein isoform X2 → MSSSLSVVVSLVVSKKPYVLNSVFDNLLMSQKSQIGKGDLNKTNPSLLGIKKEWWSSKATEKLESEKIFSWRSRIVYFPIFTTAGVGEKIIEMEKPKLEPSKLALGKEKLLTAQKALEEVRAHKKTNMVY, encoded by the exons ATGTCTAGTTCTCTGAGTGTGGTGGTCTCTCTCGTTGTTTCTAAGAAACCTTATGTTCTCAACTCCGTGTTCGACAATCTG CTGATGTCGCAAAAGTCGCAAATTGGAAAAGGCGATTTGAACAAAACCAATCCGA GCTTGCTGGGAATAAAAAAGGAATGGTGGTCTTCAAAGGCTACGGAAAAACTAGAAAGTGAAAAG ATTTTCAGTTGGCGATCAAGGATAGTTTACTTTCCGATTTTCACAACTGCAGGTGTGGGcgaaaaaataattgaaatggAAAAGCCTAAATTGGAACCGTCCAAATTGGCATTAGGGAAGGAGAAACTGTTGACAGCACAAAAGGCACTAGAAGAAG TTCGAGCCCATAAGAAGACAAATATGGTGTACTAG
- the LOC112734773 gene encoding uncharacterized protein isoform X4, with the protein MIPTSHGETFNILRYEVLQKYDTHYDVFDPFEYGNIQNERESMLKYYGTSSIDDCDELILDSYLASEANENERNASPRIIWCTTCVRQRLLGSFYHYLHLFCTHTRINLLQQRFDQIC; encoded by the exons ATGATACCCACTAGCCATGGAGAA ACATTCAATATACTAAGGTATGAGGTTCTTCAGAAATATGATACTCATTATGATGTCTTCGACCCGTTTGAATATGGAAATATTCAAAATGAAAGG GAAAGCATGCTTAAATACTACGGCACCTCAAGCATCGACGATTGTGATGAACTCATACTAGACTCATATTTAGCATCTGAAGCCAATGAAAATGA GAGGAATGCTTCGCCGCGCATCATTTGGTGCACTACTTGCGTCAGGCAGAGATTGTTGGGCAGCTTCTATCATTACTTGCACTTGTTCTGCACTCATACCAGGATTAACTTGTTGCAACAACGTTTTGATCAAATTTGTTAA